In Ensifer canadensis, a genomic segment contains:
- a CDS encoding exodeoxyribonuclease III, with the protein MALSVATWNINSVRLRMPLIEHLLKTWQPDILCLQETKCPNDQFPSKPLKALGYNHIEMHGQKGYHGVATISRLPLHELSDRRDYCGVGDARHLSVVFEAGGKKIRLHNFYVPAGGDEPDRSINPKFGHKLDFVDEMKLLHAEAEAGISSILVGDLNIAPLEDDVWSHKQLLKIVSHTPIETEGLNTVMNGGAWVDLMRQHAPAPTKLYTWWSYRAKDWEAADRGRRLDHIWSSADLAPKLTQVDILREARGWERPSDHVPVIAHFDI; encoded by the coding sequence ATGGCCCTTTCCGTCGCCACGTGGAATATCAACTCCGTTCGCCTGCGCATGCCGCTGATCGAACATCTGCTGAAGACCTGGCAGCCCGACATTCTCTGCCTGCAGGAAACCAAGTGCCCGAACGACCAGTTTCCGTCAAAGCCACTCAAGGCACTCGGCTACAACCATATCGAGATGCACGGCCAGAAGGGCTATCACGGCGTCGCGACGATCTCGCGTCTGCCCCTGCACGAGCTTAGCGACCGCCGCGACTATTGCGGCGTCGGCGATGCGCGCCACCTTTCGGTGGTGTTCGAGGCGGGCGGCAAGAAGATCCGCCTGCACAATTTCTACGTTCCCGCCGGCGGCGACGAACCGGACAGGTCGATCAACCCGAAGTTCGGCCACAAGCTCGATTTCGTCGATGAGATGAAGCTGCTGCACGCCGAAGCCGAGGCGGGCATCTCCTCCATCCTCGTCGGCGACCTCAACATCGCGCCGCTCGAGGACGACGTCTGGTCGCACAAGCAACTCCTGAAGATCGTCAGCCATACGCCGATCGAAACCGAGGGCCTCAACACGGTGATGAACGGCGGCGCCTGGGTCGACCTGATGCGCCAGCATGCGCCGGCGCCGACCAAGCTCTATACCTGGTGGAGCTACCGCGCGAAGGATTGGGAAGCGGCCGACCGCGGCCGACGCCTCGACCACATCTGGTCGTCGGCCGACCTCGCGCCGAAGCTGACGCAGGTGGATATCCTGCGGGAAGCGCGCGGCTGGGAGCGGCCGTCGGACCATGTGCCGGTGATCGCGCATTTCGATATTTAG